One part of the Homo sapiens chromosome 19, GRCh38.p14 Primary Assembly genome encodes these proteins:
- the EEF2 gene encoding elongation factor 2 — protein sequence MVNFTVDQIRAIMDKKANIRNMSVIAHVDHGKSTLTDSLVCKAGIIASARAGETRFTDTRKDEQERCITIKSTAISLFYELSENDLNFIKQSKDGAGFLINLIDSPGHVDFSSEVTAALRVTDGALVVVDCVSGVCVQTETVLRQAIAERIKPVLMMNKMDRALLELQLEPEELYQTFQRIVENVNVIISTYGEGESGPMGNIMIDPVLGTVGFGSGLHGWAFTLKQFAEMYVAKFAAKGEGQLGPAERAKKVEDMMKKLWGDRYFDPANGKFSKSATSPEGKKLPRTFCQLILDPIFKVFDAIMNFKKEETAKLIEKLDIKLDSEDKDKEGKPLLKAVMRRWLPAGDALLQMITIHLPSPVTAQKYRCELLYEGPPDDEAAMGIKSCDPKGPLMMYISKMVPTSDKGRFYAFGRVFSGLVSTGLKVRIMGPNYTPGKKEDLYLKPIQRTILMMGRYVEPIEDVPCGNIVGLVGVDQFLVKTGTITTFEHAHNMRVMKFSVSPVVRVAVEAKNPADLPKLVEGLKRLAKSDPMVQCIIEESGEHIIAGAGELHLEICLKDLEEDHACIPIKKSDPVVSYRETVSEESNVLCLSKSPNKHNRLYMKARPFPDGLAEDIDKGEVSARQELKQRARYLAEKYEWDVAEARKIWCFGPDGTGPNILTDITKGVQYLNEIKDSVVAGFQWATKEGALCEENMRGVRFDVHDVTLHADAIHRGGGQIIPTARRCLYASVLTAQPRLMEPIYLVEIQCPEQVVGGIYGVLNRKRGHVFEESQVAGTPMFVVKAYLPVNESFGFTADLRSNTGGQAFPQCVFDHWQILPGDPFDNSSRPSQVVAETRKRKGLKEGIPALDNFLDKL from the exons ATG GTGAACTTCACGGTAGACCAGATCCGCGCCATCATGGACAAGAAGGCCAACATCCGCAACATGTCTGTCATCGCCCACGTGGACCATGGCAAGTCCACGCTGACAGACTCCCTGGTGTGCAAGGCGGGCATCATCGCCTCGGCCCGGGCCGGGGAGACACGCTTCACTGATACCCGGAAGGACGAGCAGGAGCGTTGCATCACCATCAAGTCAAC TGCCATCTCCCTCTTCTACGAGCTCTCGGAGAATGACTTGAACTTCATCAAGCAGAGCAAGGACGGTGCCGGCTTCCTCATCAACCTCATTGACTCCCCCGGGCATGTCGACTTCTCCTCGGAGGTGACTGCTGCCCTCCGAGTCACCGATGGCGCATTGGTGGTGGTGGACTGCGTGTCAG GCGTGTGCGTGCAGACGGAGACAGTGCTGCGGCAGGCCATTGCCGAGCGCATCAAGCCTGTGCTGATGATGAACAAGATGGACCGCGCCCTGCTGGAGCTGCAGCTGGAGCCCGAGGAGCTCTACCAGACTTTCCAGCGCATCGTGGAGAACGTGAACGTCATCATCTCCACCTACGGCGAGGGCGAGAGCGGCCCCATGGGCAACATCATG ATCGATCCTGTCCTCGGTACCGTGGGCTTTGGGTCTGGCCTCCACGGGTGGGCCTTCACCCTGAAGCAGTTTGCCGAGATGTATGTGGCCAAGTTCGCCGCCAAGGGGGAGGGCCAGTTGGGGCCTGCCGAGCGGGCCAAGAAAGTAGAGGACATGATGAAGAAGCTGTGGGGTGACAG GTACTTTGACCCAGCCAACGGCAAGTTCAGCAAGTCAGCCACCAGCCCCGAAGGGAAGAAGCTGCCACGCACCTTCTGCCAGCTGATCCTGGACCCCATCTTCAAG GTGTTTGATGCGATCATGAATTTCAAGAAAGAGGAGACAGCAAAACTGATAGAGAAACTGGACATCAAACTGGACAGCGAGGACAAGGACAAAGAAGGCAAACCCCTGCTGAAG GCTGTGATGCGCCGCTGGCTGCCTGCCGGAGACGCCTTGTTGCAGATGATCACCATCCACCTGCCCTCCCCTGTGACGGCCCAGAAGTACCGCTGCGAGCTCCTGTACGAGGGGCCCCCGGACGACGAGGCTGCCATGG GCATTAAAAGCTGTGACCCCAAAGGCCCTCTTATGATGTATATTTCCAAAATGGTGCCAACCTCCGACAAAGGTCGGTTCTACGCCTTTGGACGAGTCTTCTCGGGGCTGGTCTCCACTGGCCTGAAGGTCAGGATCATGGGGCCCAACTATACCCCTGGGAAGAAGGAGGACCTCTACCTGAAGCCAATCCAGAG AACAATCTTGATGATGGGCCGCTACGTGGAGCCCATCGAGGATGTGCCTTGTGGGAACATTGTGGGCCTCGTGGGCGTGGACCAGTTCCTGGTGAAGACGGGCACCATCACCACCTTCGAGCACGCGCACAACATGCGGGTGATGAAGTTCAGCGTCAGCCCTGTTGTCAGAGTGGCCGTGGAGGCCAAGAACCCGGCTGACCTGCCCAAGCTGGTGGAGGGGCTGAAGCGGCTGGCCAAGTCCGACCCCATGGTGCAG TGCATCATCGAGGAGTCGGGAGAGCATATCATCGCGGGCGCCGGCGAGCTGCACCTGGAGATCTGCCTGAAGGACCTGGAGGAGGACCACGCCTGCATCCCCATCAAG AAATCTGACCCGGTCGTCTCGTACCGCGAGACGGTCAGTGAAGAGTCGAACGTGCTCTGCCTCTCCAAGTCCCCCAACAAGCACAACCGGCTGTACATGAAGGCGCGGCCCTTCCCCGACGGCCTGGCCGAGGACATCGATAAAGGCGAGGTGTCCGCCCGTCAGGAGCTCAAGCAGCGGGCGCGCTACCTGGCCGAGAAGTACGAGTGGGACGTGGCTGAGGCCCGCAAGATCTGGTGCTTTGGGCCCGACGGCACCGGCCCCAACATCCTCACCGACATCACCAAGGGTGTGCAGTACCTCAACGAGATCAAGGACAGTGTGGTGGCCGGCTTCCAGTGGGCCACCAAGGAG ggcGCACTGTGTGAGGAGAACATGCGGGGTGTGCGCTTCGACGTCCACGACGTCACCCTGCACGCCGACGCCATCCACCGCGGAGGGGGCCAGATCATCCCCACAGCACGGCGCTGCCTCTATGCCAGTGTGCTGACCGCCCAGCCACGCCTCATGGAGCCCATCTACCTTGTGGAGATCCAG TGTCCAGAGCAGGTGGTCGGTGGCATCTACGGGGTTTTGAACAGGAAGCGGGGCCACGTGTTCGAGGAGTCCCAGGTGGCCGGCACCCCCATGTTTGTGGTCAAGGCCTATCTGCCCGTCAACGAGTCCTTTG GCTTCACCGCTGACCTGAGGTCCAACACGGGCGGCCAGGCGTTCCCCCAGTGTGTGTTTGACCACTGGCAGATCCTGCCCGGAGACCCCTTCGACAACAGCAGCCGCCCCAGCCAGGTGGTGGCGGAGACCCGCAAGCGCAAGGGCCTGAAAGAAGGCATCCCTGCCCTGGACAACTTCCTGGACAAATTGTAG